A DNA window from Arachis hypogaea cultivar Tifrunner chromosome 18, arahy.Tifrunner.gnm2.J5K5, whole genome shotgun sequence contains the following coding sequences:
- the LOC112772126 gene encoding uncharacterized protein: MTARHGGELNGDTEALQTAPLQLNGDEMRLPLSPFRWLTVSSFSVGLEKTVSSVCVPLAASLRLRQSGERSPFRRVLVGGVLVGAILVGAISSPRVFIAVCPSPRTSSACSAIVTDHRIPVQICCCSPRVILFSASPPVVTSSPISTTTTIVFQFSVKQCETYKADLNIDLKKHHAPVTFLDKMAYWIVKSLRFSTIYSFS, translated from the exons ATGACGGCGCGGCATGGTGGTGAACTGAACGGCGACACCGAGGCACTGCAGACAGCTCCCCTCCAGCTCAACGGCGACGAGATGCgcctccctctctctcccttccGCTGGCTCACGGTTTCTTCCTTCTCCGTGGGTTTGGAGAAAACTGTGAGTTCTGTGTG TGTCCCTCTCGCCGCCTCACTCCGTCTCCGGCAGAGTGGAGAGAGAAGTCCTTTTCGTCGAGTCCTGGTCGGCGGTGTTCTCGTCGGAGCCATTCTCGTCGGTGCCATCTCTTCTCCTCGAGTCTTTATCGCCGTCTGCCCCTCGCCGCGTACTTCCTCTGCTTGCTCCGCCATTGTCACAGATCATCGCATCCCCGTTCAGATCTGTTGTTGCTCGCCTCGCGTCATTCTTTTCTCAGCGTCACCTCCTGTGGTAACTTCTTCTCCgatatcaacaacaacaacaatagtctTCCAGTTTTCAGTGAAG caATGTGAGACATACAAAGCGGATCTGAACATTGATTTGAAGAAGCACCATGCGCCGGTAACATTTCTGGACAAGATGGCTTATTGGATTGTTAAATCGCTTAGATTCTCCACTATCTATTCTTTCAG TTAA